The following are encoded together in the Pseudoalteromonas piscicida genome:
- a CDS encoding DUF342 domain-containing protein, producing the protein MSLFRFDEDEGYVYLLSHPVESGFPASSSQLIEMIEESPYADFEIIHANIGQLFAASETPEQDSLIVARAIDASISVRIEEGNMLAEARVTTARGGKLVCMNKAKQALKQAGIRKGVSGKALDNLLGQQLELPPGHTYSGIVAHGQRAKDGNDARFVRLCMTAQDRVLSPQESSGGKVDMRNLGAIITVKPGSPLMKKVPPTEGEPGYTVFGDVIDPKPGKDAPLEVSEGTKLDPNDKNLLIADSKGVPVAIPRGMRVDDVLCYENIDVTTGHVEFDGSVIVSGDIKDGMRVKASGDITVIGFVESAILESGSAVTIMLGTIGRKRTEGEPFSCSIKAKRSVSLGYAQYCRIESEQDILIERQALHCDLASKRLIKVGKGETPRGKLIGGNVLDAMRIETGELGAPSGTRTRISLAQDWDSLHDKHRELVELEKVLASKVIDIKQAMNKAQASPQSQKRDAYLAKLQHSEAQINKHYRRNQRNIGLIQQKIHRLARLSRVTVNELMHPGTEVKIAKDTKLFSRIYPPNFVKLHEGKIMQQFTTAKTAEIA; encoded by the coding sequence ATGTCATTATTTCGTTTTGATGAGGATGAGGGCTATGTCTACTTGCTCTCTCATCCAGTGGAATCCGGATTTCCGGCGAGCTCGTCTCAATTGATAGAGATGATTGAGGAGTCGCCATATGCGGATTTTGAAATCATTCATGCCAATATAGGTCAATTATTTGCCGCTAGTGAGACGCCCGAGCAGGACTCGCTGATTGTGGCTCGCGCAATCGATGCATCTATTTCTGTCCGTATTGAAGAAGGGAATATGCTTGCCGAAGCTAGAGTAACCACAGCCCGAGGTGGTAAGTTGGTGTGTATGAATAAAGCCAAACAAGCATTAAAACAAGCAGGCATTAGAAAAGGTGTCAGTGGCAAAGCGCTCGATAATCTTCTCGGCCAGCAGTTAGAACTCCCCCCAGGACACACTTATAGCGGTATTGTTGCACATGGTCAACGAGCCAAAGATGGCAACGACGCACGGTTTGTGCGCCTGTGTATGACAGCGCAGGACAGAGTACTCAGCCCGCAAGAATCGAGCGGCGGTAAGGTCGATATGCGCAACTTAGGTGCTATCATCACCGTAAAGCCGGGCAGCCCATTAATGAAAAAAGTCCCGCCAACTGAAGGCGAGCCGGGTTATACCGTGTTTGGTGATGTGATCGATCCAAAACCAGGCAAAGATGCACCACTTGAGGTGTCAGAAGGCACCAAGCTCGACCCCAACGATAAAAACCTGCTTATTGCCGATTCAAAGGGGGTGCCTGTAGCCATTCCTCGAGGCATGCGCGTTGACGATGTGCTGTGTTATGAAAACATTGATGTGACGACTGGGCATGTTGAGTTTGATGGCAGCGTGATTGTGAGCGGTGATATTAAAGATGGAATGCGGGTTAAGGCTTCGGGCGATATTACTGTTATTGGTTTTGTGGAGTCGGCTATTCTTGAAAGTGGTAGCGCGGTCACGATAATGCTTGGCACGATAGGCCGCAAGCGCACTGAAGGTGAACCTTTTTCATGTTCAATTAAAGCAAAGCGCAGTGTTTCGTTAGGTTATGCGCAGTACTGTCGAATTGAAAGTGAACAAGATATTCTCATTGAACGTCAAGCTTTGCATTGTGACTTGGCTTCCAAGCGTTTAATCAAAGTAGGTAAAGGTGAAACTCCCAGAGGCAAACTGATTGGCGGTAATGTATTGGATGCTATGCGTATTGAAACAGGTGAACTTGGGGCACCATCAGGTACAAGAACACGTATTTCATTAGCCCAAGACTGGGATAGTTTGCACGATAAGCACCGCGAACTAGTGGAGCTGGAAAAGGTGCTGGCGTCCAAAGTCATCGATATTAAGCAAGCCATGAATAAAGCACAGGCGTCACCGCAATCTCAAAAACGAGATGCCTATCTTGCCAAGTTGCAGCACAGCGAAGCGCAGATAAATAAGCACTATCGCCGTAATCAGCGTAACATCGGTTTAATACAGCAAAAAATACATCGATTAGCACGCTTGAGTCGAGTCACAGTCAATGAGCTAATGCACCCCGGAACCGAGGTAAAAATAGCAAAAGACACTAAGCTGTTTTCGCGAATTTACCCGCCTAATTTCGTTAAATTGCATGAAGGTAAGATCATGCAGCAGTTTACGACTGCCAAAACCGCAGAAATAGCGTAA
- a CDS encoding peptidylprolyl isomerase: MFKLNSLLLASTLLGSFAANATIVEFQTSHGSFQVNLFDESTPKTVENFLKYVDNGRYSDTVIHRVIPDFVVQGGGFKYEGDVPLDAIATYDAVKNEPKWSNVKGTIAMAKVANRPDSATSQWFFNLVDNSKNLDVDNGGFTVFGQVTGDGMEILAAIAKIPRCGNVPLVNFTDEQCKDSNSEPGAANFVTINAITVLDDDPKSAQGLSPKANTLIDQVPDKPSTDSESSGGSMFAGLMLLAGIVGFRRRFHR, from the coding sequence ATGTTCAAGCTAAACTCTCTATTGCTCGCTTCAACTTTGTTGGGAAGCTTCGCTGCTAATGCAACGATTGTCGAATTTCAAACTTCTCATGGTAGCTTTCAGGTCAATCTATTTGATGAAAGCACGCCTAAAACCGTGGAAAACTTTTTGAAATACGTAGATAACGGGCGTTATTCTGATACGGTTATTCACCGCGTTATTCCAGATTTTGTTGTGCAAGGTGGTGGCTTCAAATATGAAGGAGACGTGCCTCTTGACGCCATCGCTACTTACGATGCTGTAAAAAATGAACCAAAGTGGTCTAACGTTAAAGGCACTATTGCAATGGCAAAGGTAGCAAATAGACCTGACAGTGCGACAAGCCAATGGTTCTTTAACTTGGTAGACAACAGTAAAAATTTGGACGTTGACAACGGTGGCTTCACAGTTTTTGGTCAAGTGACTGGTGATGGCATGGAAATATTAGCAGCGATAGCAAAAATTCCTCGTTGTGGTAATGTGCCATTAGTTAACTTCACTGATGAACAGTGTAAAGATAGCAATAGTGAGCCAGGGGCAGCTAACTTTGTGACTATAAACGCAATTACTGTGCTGGATGATGACCCCAAATCAGCTCAAGGCTTAAGTCCAAAAGCAAATACCTTGATTGATCAAGTGCCTGATAAGCCTTCAACTGACTCTGAGTCATCTGGTGGTTCAATGTTTGCGGGTCTCATGTTGCTGGCTGGTATTGTCGGATTTAGACGTAGATTTCATAGGTAA
- a CDS encoding ABC-F family ATPase, with amino-acid sequence MLSCNNITMQFGAKPLFENISVKFGDGNRYGLIGANGCGKSTFMKILSKELEPSSGNVNYDPNERIAKLNQDQFAYEQYTVVDTVIMGHKELWEIKQERDRIYSLPEMSEEDGMRVADLETQFAEMDGYSAEAKAGELLLGVGIPTEQHYGLMSEVAPGWKLRVLLAQVLFAEPDIMLLDEPTNNLDIYTIKWLEDVLNQRDCTMIIISHDRHFLNSVCTHMADIDYGDLRIYSGNYDEYMFAATQARERLLSDNAKKKAQIAELQQFVSRFSANASKAKQATSRAKQIDKIQLEEVKASSRQNPFIRFEQEKPLFRNALELISLSQGYDDTLFSDLNGLVEVGEKVAIIGENGAGKTTLLNTLAGRKAPQAGEYKWSENANIGYYAQDHADEFEKDLDLFQWMEQWQQPGDDEQVVRGFLGRMLFSQNDIKKSVKVISGGEQGRMLFGKIMMHKPNILLMDEPTNHMDMESIESLNLALEQYEGTLFFVSHDRQFVSSLATRIWEIKDGKITDFHGTYDEYLAKKAAEAV; translated from the coding sequence ATGCTTTCGTGTAACAACATCACTATGCAGTTTGGTGCAAAACCACTGTTTGAGAATATTTCCGTTAAGTTTGGTGACGGCAACCGCTACGGCCTAATAGGCGCTAACGGCTGCGGTAAATCCACCTTTATGAAAATCCTAAGCAAAGAGCTAGAGCCAAGTTCAGGTAACGTAAACTACGATCCAAACGAGCGCATCGCTAAGCTAAATCAGGATCAATTTGCCTACGAGCAATATACGGTTGTAGACACAGTGATCATGGGTCATAAAGAGCTGTGGGAAATCAAGCAAGAGCGCGATCGCATTTACTCATTACCAGAAATGAGCGAAGAAGACGGCATGCGTGTTGCCGACCTTGAAACGCAATTTGCTGAAATGGATGGCTATTCCGCAGAAGCAAAAGCGGGTGAATTACTCCTGGGTGTGGGTATTCCAACCGAGCAACATTATGGCTTGATGTCAGAAGTTGCTCCGGGCTGGAAACTGCGTGTACTACTTGCACAGGTATTATTTGCAGAGCCAGATATCATGCTCTTAGACGAACCAACCAACAACTTGGATATCTATACTATCAAGTGGTTGGAAGACGTATTGAATCAGCGTGATTGTACTATGATCATCATCTCGCACGACCGCCACTTCTTAAACTCAGTGTGTACACACATGGCGGATATCGACTATGGCGATCTGCGTATTTACTCAGGTAATTACGATGAATACATGTTTGCTGCGACGCAAGCTCGCGAGCGCCTGTTATCAGACAACGCCAAGAAAAAGGCGCAAATTGCTGAGCTACAGCAATTCGTTTCGCGCTTCTCTGCAAACGCCTCAAAAGCGAAGCAAGCGACATCTCGTGCTAAGCAAATTGACAAGATCCAACTGGAAGAAGTTAAAGCATCAAGTCGTCAAAATCCATTTATTCGTTTCGAGCAAGAAAAGCCGCTATTCCGTAACGCGCTTGAGCTTATCTCGCTATCACAAGGTTATGACGACACCCTATTTTCTGACCTAAATGGCCTTGTTGAAGTTGGCGAGAAAGTTGCCATCATCGGTGAAAATGGTGCAGGTAAAACAACACTACTCAACACCTTAGCGGGCCGTAAAGCGCCGCAAGCAGGTGAGTATAAATGGTCAGAAAACGCCAATATTGGTTACTATGCGCAAGACCATGCTGACGAATTTGAAAAAGATCTGGATCTTTTCCAATGGATGGAACAGTGGCAACAGCCTGGCGATGATGAGCAAGTCGTACGCGGCTTCCTTGGCCGTATGCTGTTCTCTCAAAACGACATCAAAAAGTCAGTTAAGGTGATCTCAGGTGGTGAACAAGGCCGTATGCTATTTGGTAAAATCATGATGCATAAGCCAAATATCCTACTAATGGACGAACCAACGAACCACATGGATATGGAATCAATCGAGTCTCTCAACTTGGCACTTGAACAATACGAAGGTACGTTATTCTTCGTATCGCACGACCGCCAGTTTGTCTCATCACTTGCAACGCGCATTTGGGAAATTAAAGACGGTAAGATCACCGACTTCCATGGTACGTACGACGAGTACCTCGCGAAGAAAGCGGCTGAAGCCGTATAA
- a CDS encoding protease, whose translation MLKPLMMITAAMLLSACNDTAQTTNSEATMNAQSNIQCNVSKGSDSGMTYPVNFTFTNVGHNDEKFLIWHTPFEGWWSQFLQVTQNGKPLTYQGPMAKRLAPSANEFMTLNAGQSKSVELDLALAYEINTAQPITITYHNQLSHANALKASCSAVLE comes from the coding sequence ATGTTGAAACCCTTAATGATGATCACCGCTGCTATGCTACTATCAGCTTGCAACGACACCGCCCAAACTACCAATTCAGAGGCAACGATGAATGCACAGAGTAACATTCAATGCAATGTGAGTAAGGGCTCCGACTCAGGTATGACCTATCCCGTTAATTTCACTTTTACCAACGTAGGGCACAATGATGAAAAGTTTCTCATTTGGCATACTCCTTTTGAGGGTTGGTGGAGCCAATTTTTACAGGTGACACAAAATGGTAAGCCGCTTACTTATCAAGGACCCATGGCGAAACGACTCGCGCCCTCAGCGAATGAATTTATGACCCTAAATGCCGGGCAAAGTAAAAGCGTAGAGTTAGATTTAGCGCTGGCATATGAGATAAACACCGCACAGCCCATTACCATCACCTATCACAATCAGCTCAGTCATGCCAATGCATTAAAAGCGTCATGTAGTGCGGTATTAGAATAG
- a CDS encoding CHASE domain-containing protein — MSLANARTVRQNRFLPLVAALLVLVGSMLYGLVLYEQEKQHHAEKVASALASRLDHVTEGVNERVTLYWYGILGLRTAIYANQQHSFDYQAMQRYIRSFDFQAEYPGARGVGIIKYVPVDKVDIFLEQAQAERTNRTFSIKTLNPHNTSKFVIQYIEPEVNNDKAVGLDIGSETSRRTAAIEAATANEPRLTAPITLVQADNKIKYGFLILAPIYTSIGMAENEENRLDNLVGWTYSPLLIDEILSTLLSFRQDVSIQISDITNNDENTPFYQVLKEDVKGLDNSVAKQVTLFGRTWEVKIWPTPQFIRSLNLVSPNTILQVALLVSALLAIITYILLLSLRVSV, encoded by the coding sequence GTGTCGTTAGCGAATGCTCGCACAGTTCGCCAGAACCGATTTTTGCCACTAGTCGCAGCACTTCTTGTGTTAGTTGGCAGTATGCTTTATGGGCTGGTGTTATATGAGCAAGAAAAGCAGCATCATGCTGAAAAAGTCGCGTCTGCACTTGCCTCGCGGCTTGACCATGTGACTGAGGGTGTGAACGAGCGCGTTACACTGTATTGGTACGGTATTTTAGGGCTACGCACTGCGATTTACGCAAACCAACAGCATAGCTTTGACTATCAAGCGATGCAGCGCTATATCAGGTCGTTTGACTTCCAAGCGGAGTACCCTGGAGCTCGTGGCGTTGGGATCATCAAATATGTCCCCGTCGACAAAGTAGACATATTTCTCGAACAAGCACAGGCTGAACGCACGAATAGAACCTTCTCAATCAAAACATTAAATCCGCATAACACCAGCAAATTTGTTATCCAGTATATTGAACCCGAAGTAAACAATGATAAAGCCGTCGGCTTGGATATAGGCTCCGAAACGAGTCGTAGAACGGCGGCAATAGAAGCTGCAACTGCCAATGAGCCAAGACTTACCGCCCCAATTACCTTAGTGCAAGCCGACAATAAAATTAAATACGGCTTTTTGATCCTCGCCCCAATTTATACCTCTATTGGTATGGCGGAAAATGAAGAAAATCGGTTAGATAACTTAGTTGGCTGGACTTATTCTCCGTTACTAATTGATGAAATCCTGTCGACTTTGCTTTCTTTTCGACAAGATGTTTCGATTCAAATTTCCGATATAACCAATAACGATGAAAATACACCATTTTATCAGGTGCTAAAAGAGGATGTTAAAGGGTTAGATAACTCAGTGGCTAAACAGGTCACCTTGTTTGGTCGCACTTGGGAAGTAAAAATTTGGCCGACTCCGCAATTTATCCGTTCACTCAATCTCGTCTCTCCTAATACCATTTTGCAAGTGGCGCTGCTAGTCTCTGCTCTATTAGCAATCATTACTTATATTTTGCTTTTAAGTTTACGCGTCAGCGTTTAG
- the rnt gene encoding ribonuclease T, with the protein MSDTEQTLFSKRFRGFFPVVIDVETAGFNKDTDALLEIAVSMLKMDDDGILSLDQTVHFHVAPFEGANIEQAAIDFNGIDPFSPLRGAVAEDEVLKEICKAVRKAQKAAGCQRSVVVAHNAAFDHGFLNAAIERNKIKRTPFHPFVSFDTTSLAGLALGQTVLAKACRAAGIEFDNSQAHSALYDTERTAELFCYIVNKWQALGGWPLPEPEAESESESTTETDTE; encoded by the coding sequence ATGTCTGATACCGAGCAAACGCTATTTTCAAAACGCTTTCGCGGCTTCTTTCCTGTAGTTATCGACGTGGAAACCGCTGGCTTTAATAAAGATACTGACGCCCTACTAGAAATTGCCGTGAGTATGTTAAAAATGGACGATGACGGGATATTAAGCTTAGATCAGACAGTACATTTTCATGTTGCACCTTTTGAAGGCGCAAATATTGAGCAAGCTGCGATTGACTTTAATGGCATTGATCCATTTTCACCGCTCAGAGGCGCAGTTGCAGAAGATGAAGTGCTGAAAGAAATTTGCAAAGCTGTGCGTAAAGCCCAAAAGGCCGCAGGCTGTCAGCGCTCTGTTGTCGTCGCCCACAATGCTGCTTTTGATCACGGCTTTTTAAATGCGGCGATTGAACGTAACAAGATAAAGCGTACGCCTTTTCACCCGTTTGTCAGCTTTGATACCACATCACTCGCAGGGCTTGCATTAGGGCAAACAGTGCTTGCAAAGGCATGTCGTGCAGCAGGTATCGAGTTCGATAACAGCCAAGCACACAGCGCACTTTACGATACTGAGCGTACCGCAGAACTCTTTTGCTACATAGTCAACAAGTGGCAAGCATTAGGGGGCTGGCCATTACCTGAGCCGGAGGCTGAGTCAGAATCCGAGTCAACAACCGAAACCGACACCGAATAA
- a CDS encoding Card1-like endonuclease domain-containing protein: MTKHVHLSFIDTNFINTLTPVLDHNINSDEILYLIESQQQQHLEDIKKVLGPRGVKVHHALIPTSRDSDTLIDSFHQLIDTLISEQPNTQFVFNASCGDRQHLLAMYEVIRAYPVECFIIEPERDELHWLVPTERVNTILADKLKIRDFFNLIDGDITEIANEGIVDIRYRQLGAKWATSQTDFSHALAQLNYLAASSEDNALISEPLSRSQMNSPSLQTLIDDLEDASIAIRQDNKLQFANAGARFFANGGWLEEYVYATLLSLKKELTILQDVAQGVAIKRRVGQGYVNNELDIVALANNKLHLIECKTKKFSKGEGNQVIYKLDSLSELFGGVQARGLLVSYQGIRTSERLRAKELEIGLICEDDLSQLKDRLRNWLRGA, translated from the coding sequence ATGACAAAACACGTACACCTCAGTTTTATCGACACTAACTTTATTAACACGCTTACGCCTGTACTCGACCACAATATCAACTCGGATGAAATCCTCTATTTAATAGAGTCTCAACAACAACAACATCTTGAAGATATTAAGAAAGTATTGGGGCCAAGAGGGGTAAAAGTACATCATGCCCTTATTCCTACCAGCCGAGATAGCGACACCTTAATCGACAGCTTCCACCAGCTCATTGATACCCTAATTAGTGAACAACCAAATACCCAATTTGTGTTTAATGCCAGTTGCGGCGACCGCCAACACTTACTTGCAATGTATGAGGTGATCCGCGCCTATCCAGTTGAATGTTTTATCATTGAACCCGAACGCGACGAACTTCACTGGCTTGTGCCAACAGAGCGAGTCAACACCATCCTTGCCGATAAATTAAAGATACGCGACTTTTTTAACCTCATCGACGGCGATATCACCGAAATTGCAAATGAGGGTATCGTTGATATTCGCTATCGCCAGCTCGGCGCCAAATGGGCAACCAGTCAAACAGATTTTAGCCATGCCCTAGCCCAGCTCAACTATCTCGCTGCCAGTAGCGAAGATAATGCACTTATCAGTGAGCCTTTGAGTCGCAGCCAAATGAATAGCCCAAGTTTGCAAACACTCATTGACGATTTAGAAGATGCTAGCATCGCCATAAGGCAAGACAACAAATTACAGTTTGCTAATGCAGGCGCTCGCTTTTTTGCCAACGGTGGCTGGCTAGAAGAATATGTTTACGCCACCCTCCTCAGCCTAAAAAAAGAACTCACGATTTTACAAGATGTCGCCCAAGGCGTTGCGATTAAACGTCGCGTGGGGCAAGGCTATGTCAATAACGAGCTAGACATTGTGGCGCTCGCCAACAATAAGCTTCACCTCATTGAGTGCAAAACCAAAAAGTTCAGTAAAGGGGAAGGCAACCAAGTGATTTACAAACTTGATTCACTCAGCGAACTGTTTGGCGGCGTACAGGCAAGAGGCCTACTGGTGAGCTATCAAGGCATAAGAACCTCAGAAAGGCTACGCGCCAAAGAACTTGAGATAGGCCTGATCTGTGAAGACGACCTCAGCCAACTCAAAGATAGACTACGCAACTGGTTGCGCGGAGCGTAA
- a CDS encoding amidohydrolase family protein, producing MNVKQSVIAISCAVLLAGCQSVSATGTRTLATFSVDNSQCYDRKAQPSYFAVDSHHHFQPFRGDAVPFDKLVAWAERAGVVFINVYGIGQTYERKPDCFGERGCYSQLISPSIQNDFKNASNYLKYGADSVHLTLSMTFADLHKPETILPKMALLEDEFGDLFRWMGEVNLVKAAHFGNGHQAVDKETIAKWQPFMAVLKEKRIPLALHADLGDNNTPLKYLPLLEEVLKRYPENDIIWMHMGVSKELNHIDPELHINTMERLFSQYKNLKADLSWRILYDYYFSDPEIKAQYVEFINAHAERFLPGSDFVASKNKRFFDYLEEVDINSRILAELDDNAFRQIALGQNYFSLLDLPYRAPEICVIPIVLSK from the coding sequence ATGAATGTAAAACAAAGTGTTATTGCCATTAGTTGTGCGGTTTTATTGGCAGGTTGTCAAAGCGTCTCGGCCACAGGCACACGCACGCTGGCAACTTTTAGTGTAGATAATAGCCAGTGTTACGACCGAAAGGCGCAGCCTAGTTATTTTGCAGTTGATTCCCATCACCATTTTCAGCCATTTCGGGGCGATGCGGTCCCGTTTGATAAGCTCGTTGCTTGGGCTGAGCGTGCGGGTGTCGTGTTTATCAATGTTTATGGCATTGGTCAAACCTACGAGCGAAAGCCTGATTGCTTTGGTGAGCGTGGGTGCTACAGCCAGTTAATTTCACCTAGCATTCAAAATGACTTTAAAAATGCGAGCAATTATCTTAAATATGGCGCAGATAGCGTGCATCTTACCTTGTCTATGACCTTCGCTGACTTACACAAACCAGAGACTATTTTGCCAAAAATGGCACTTCTTGAAGACGAGTTCGGTGATTTATTTCGTTGGATGGGAGAAGTGAATTTAGTCAAAGCGGCGCATTTTGGTAACGGCCATCAAGCGGTAGATAAAGAGACTATCGCCAAGTGGCAGCCATTTATGGCTGTGCTAAAAGAAAAGCGTATTCCGCTTGCACTGCACGCTGACTTGGGCGATAACAACACGCCACTTAAATACTTACCTTTGCTTGAGGAAGTGTTAAAACGCTACCCAGAAAACGATATTATTTGGATGCACATGGGCGTCTCAAAAGAGTTAAACCACATTGATCCAGAGCTGCACATAAACACCATGGAGCGGTTATTCTCCCAATATAAAAACCTAAAGGCCGATCTATCATGGCGGATTTTGTACGACTATTACTTTAGTGACCCAGAAATTAAGGCGCAGTATGTTGAATTTATTAATGCCCATGCTGAGCGCTTTTTGCCGGGCAGTGATTTCGTCGCCAGTAAAAATAAACGCTTTTTCGACTATTTAGAGGAAGTCGATATCAATAGTCGAATTCTCGCCGAACTTGATGACAATGCTTTTCGCCAGATCGCCTTAGGTCAAAACTACTTTTCGCTGTTAGATTTACCTTATCGTGCGCCAGAGATCTGTGTTATACCAATTGTATTAAGTAAATGA
- a CDS encoding aromatic amino acid transport family protein has translation MSNSSEATMEMNTISDGRWTQHDTHWVLSLFGTAVGAGILFLPINIGIGGFWPLLIMTVLAFPMTFLAHRGLARFVLSSKQKDADFTDVVEEHFGAGAGRLISLLYFFSIFPILLIYGVGLTNTVDSFIVNQLGFESPSRILLSGLLVAGMIAIMLGGEKLLLRAFAILVYPLVGVLLFLSLYLVPNWQMPVVSTPDVASLTELLWLSVPIVVFSFSHAAAISSFANVQRRHYKSEAVQKSEAILRTTSIMLIVFVLLFVFSCVFSLTPEQMEEAKSANVSVLSYLANVYNNPFIEMLGPLVAFIAITSSFLGHFLGARESFNGLATKQTSMSYKLADKLGVVFMFVAIWVCAVLNPSILDMMGAISGPIIAMILFIMPTIAVFKVPALQKYKSHIGTYFVLFVGLLAVSALLYNMLG, from the coding sequence ATGAGTAATTCCTCTGAAGCGACGATGGAGATGAATACCATCAGCGATGGGCGCTGGACCCAACACGACACCCATTGGGTGTTAAGTTTATTTGGCACTGCGGTCGGCGCAGGTATTTTATTCTTGCCAATTAACATTGGTATTGGTGGTTTTTGGCCACTACTAATCATGACCGTGCTTGCCTTCCCTATGACCTTTTTAGCACACCGAGGATTGGCACGGTTCGTCCTTTCATCAAAGCAAAAAGATGCCGATTTTACGGATGTAGTAGAAGAGCACTTCGGCGCAGGGGCTGGTCGTTTAATTTCTTTACTTTACTTTTTCTCTATTTTTCCTATTTTGCTTATCTATGGTGTTGGCCTAACCAATACCGTCGACAGCTTTATCGTCAATCAACTTGGCTTTGAGTCGCCATCTCGTATTTTGCTCTCTGGTTTGCTCGTTGCCGGCATGATTGCCATCATGCTAGGCGGCGAAAAGCTGCTACTGCGAGCTTTTGCTATTTTGGTTTACCCGCTGGTTGGGGTATTACTGTTTTTATCACTCTATTTAGTGCCTAACTGGCAAATGCCAGTGGTAAGCACGCCTGATGTTGCGAGCTTAACCGAATTGCTTTGGCTATCCGTTCCTATCGTAGTATTTTCATTTAGCCATGCAGCCGCCATTTCTAGCTTTGCTAACGTACAGCGTCGTCACTACAAAAGTGAGGCAGTTCAAAAATCAGAAGCGATCCTTCGTACGACCTCCATTATGTTGATAGTGTTTGTTTTGCTATTCGTATTCTCCTGCGTATTCTCTTTAACACCAGAACAAATGGAAGAAGCAAAATCAGCAAACGTGTCTGTTTTATCCTATTTAGCTAACGTGTATAACAATCCATTTATTGAAATGCTTGGCCCTCTTGTGGCATTTATCGCGATTACTTCGTCTTTCCTAGGCCACTTCCTTGGTGCACGTGAAAGCTTTAACGGCCTTGCAACCAAGCAAACGAGCATGAGCTACAAGCTTGCTGACAAGCTAGGCGTGGTATTTATGTTTGTTGCCATTTGGGTATGCGCCGTATTAAACCCAAGTATTTTGGACATGATGGGGGCAATCTCAGGCCCGATCATTGCGATGATCTTGTTTATCATGCCAACCATTGCCGTGTTTAAAGTACCGGCACTACAAAAATACAAAAGCCACATTGGCACTTATTTTGTGCTATTCGTCGGCTTGCTGGCGGTTTCTGCATTACTGTATAACATGCTAGGCTAA
- a CDS encoding flagellar protein MotY, protein MSLCAITFNSEAAMRQYAAEADSSHWNVDQNNRLSCALNHEVPYYGEAIFSSNASKNKDLTFNLDMMVRPESYDFAGLESVPPLWRAGKPARSIGQMKLLKKFDGELENDVAWQLLTELEKGYFPTFYYKDWHNDVDKISVSLSSVNFKQAYWAFLQCRDNLLPYSFEDIAFTVMNYKKNSSELTKSSRKRLDMIGEYLKNDPKIEQIYISAYSDSYGGRDTNLRLSKKRAEAIKSYMASLGVEENKIMTDGFGEKRHIDTNDNAIGRGKNRRVVIQISRP, encoded by the coding sequence ATATCGTTATGCGCCATCACCTTTAATAGCGAGGCTGCAATGCGGCAATACGCTGCCGAAGCTGATTCATCACATTGGAATGTTGACCAAAACAATCGTTTGAGTTGTGCGCTTAATCATGAAGTCCCGTATTACGGTGAAGCTATATTTTCAAGTAATGCTAGTAAAAATAAAGACTTAACTTTTAACCTCGATATGATGGTACGTCCTGAAAGTTACGATTTTGCAGGGCTTGAATCGGTGCCACCGCTTTGGCGAGCTGGCAAACCGGCAAGAAGTATCGGTCAAATGAAATTACTGAAAAAATTTGACGGTGAACTTGAAAATGACGTCGCGTGGCAGTTGTTGACTGAGCTTGAAAAGGGCTACTTTCCCACTTTTTACTATAAAGATTGGCACAACGACGTAGATAAAATCTCGGTTTCTTTGTCGTCAGTAAACTTTAAACAGGCGTATTGGGCGTTCTTACAATGTCGCGATAACTTGTTGCCATATAGCTTTGAAGACATTGCTTTTACAGTGATGAATTACAAGAAAAATTCCAGCGAGCTGACAAAGTCGTCACGTAAACGCTTAGATATGATCGGCGAATATCTTAAAAATGACCCAAAAATTGAGCAAATTTACATTTCAGCCTATAGCGATAGTTACGGTGGTCGTGATACCAACCTGAGATTGTCAAAAAAACGTGCCGAGGCGATTAAATCATATATGGCGAGCTTAGGGGTTGAAGAGAATAAGATTATGACCGACGGCTTTGGTGAAAAACGCCATATTGATACCAATGACAATGCCATTGGTCGTGGTAAGAACCGTCGAGTCGTGATCCAAATTTCGAGACCTTGA